A region of the Mus caroli chromosome 7, CAROLI_EIJ_v1.1, whole genome shotgun sequence genome:
ATTTCCGATTGCTCGCCCCATTCTTCCATTTCCAGTTCCCTCTCAGGTCTACCCTGCCTACTGCCTCTCAATCCACCCATCCCCTCCCCACCTGCCAGCTGCCTCATTTTATGGTTCTCAAAATGCGACTCGGGAAGGGTCTGCATAAGTTGGAGAGCTGCTTCTCATTTGTTTAGTTAATCTTGCTGGCCCACCAGTACTAGATGAGGTCTCTCATTGCACATCCACCCTCAGGAATACACCCTTGGGGACACCATAGGCCATACAGAAATTCCCATTATGTCCTCGCCTTCCTCTAAGCCCCACTCCATAGAAAACGTGTCCTGACCAGCGCATCACTGGAAAAGCTCTGATCCCGAGGGCTGTATCAACAGAAGTTCAAATAGGGTCCTCATCGTAGTTTCTGTTGGAAACCTGACCTTAGGTTAGTTTACTTGCGGGACCCAGACATCTGGGTGACTTAAGCTCTTCCCTGAACTCTCTTAACTTTATGCTCCCGCCTcacctggtttctttctctctttcttttttcctttttactttttttttttctttttggttttttgagatgggggtttctctgtatttccggctgtcctggaactggctacgtagaccaggctggccttgactcagagatctgcctgcctctaccacccttgtgcagagattaaaggcatgtgccaccacgcccggccgtacCTTCTTTCTATATGCTTTAGTTCCCAACTTAAATTCTTGAGATTCAGAAAGATTTTTTCCCCCGTAATTGCTCGCTCAGCCCAGCTTTTCCTGCTTTGAAAGCTCTGCTGCCTTTGACCGATTTCCCACCCTCTCTTGAAACTCCTGcaggctcctgcctcctgcccaggATGGCTTCGAGGTGTTGGGCGCAGCTGAGCTGGAAGCTGTTCGTGAGGCCTTCGAGACCGGTGGCCTGGAGGCGGCGCTGTCGTGGGTGCGCGCTGGTCTGGAGCGCCTGGGCAGCGCACGACTGGACTTGGCGGTGGCCGGCACCACCAATGTAGGCCTTGTGCTAGATATGCTGCTGGGGTTGGATCCTGGAGACCCAGGTGCTGCGCCTGCCTCAGCACCCACTGGACCCACCCCTTATCCTGCTCCAGAGCGCCCCAATGTAGTGCTCTGGACCGTTCCCCTGGGCCCCACGGCCACATCTCCTGCTGTCACCCCTCACCCAACCCACTACGATGCCCTGATCCTCGTCACCCCCGGGGCTCCCACAGAAGAGAACTGGGCCCAAGTCCGCTCATTGGTGTCCCCAGATGCTCCACTCGTCGGTGTGCGCACGGACGGTCAGGGCGAAGATCCACCCGAGGttctggaagaagaaaaggccCAGAATGCAAGCGATGGGAACTCAAGGGATGCACGCAGCGAGGGAAAGAAAGCTGGCATCGGGGACTCGGGGTGCACTGCAGCTCGGAGCCCGGAGGATGAGCTGTGGGAGGTGCTGGAGGAGGCGCCTCCGCCGGTGTTCCCGATGCGGCCCGGCGGTCTCCCGGGTCTCGGAACCTGGCTCCAGCACGCACTGCCTACAGCTCAGGCCGGAGCGCTGCTGCTGGCGCTGCCACCCGCAAGTCCCCAGGCGGCGCGGAGGAAGGCGGCTGCGCTACGGGCAGGGGCGTGGAGGCCAGCCCTGTTGGCTAGCCTGGCGGCAGCCGCCGCCCCAGtaccagggctgggctgggcttgcGATGTGGCGCTTCTCCGGGGACAGCTGGCCGAGTGGAGGCGCGCGCTAGGCCTCGAACCCGCGGCCATTGCACGACGTGAGCGCGCCTTGGGCCTCGCTCCCGGAGTACTGGCAACGCGCACGCGCTTCCCGGGCCCGGTGACGCGAGCCGAGGTAGAGGCCAGGCTGGGGTCCTGGGCAGGTGAGGGCACGGCGGGAGGTGCGGCGTTGGGCGCGCTCTCCTTCCTATGGCCGGCGGGTGGTGCTGCGGCAACAGGTGGGCTGGGTTACCGTGCTGCGCACGGTGTACTGCTACAAGCCTTAGATGAGATGCTGGCTGATGCGGAGGCGGTGCTGGGACCCCCAGAGTCCAACCAATGAGGTGTGCGGTGGGGTTTGGGGTGTCTGGTGACTTAGTTTTTGGCCCCACAGCCTCTGAGATTAAGAAGTGACAGTTTTGTTATTCAAACCGGGAGACTTGAAGGAGACTGACATCTCGTTGAAACGTGAGATTTACAGTCACCCGATTTCCTAGGTACTGAATGGGAGTAGGGTCTATGCGCCAGAAGTGTGTCATCCAGATACCAATGCAGTAAAGGGAGTTGAGGGCCTGGGACTCGTAGAAATGGGAGCTTCTTGGCATCCAGCTGACACTTGGTCATGGATCTCTAGAAGCTTTGATCCTTGCCTGCCTGTGAGCGAACCTATGGCTATGGGCCTGCAGGGAGTTAGAGCCCTTGGAGTGCTGGCTCCCAAAAGGAAAGAGGTGTAAGTTGCCCGATGAAAGAACAGATTTTTGCGGGAGCTGTGAGAGTCTTAGGAAAAGTCTGGTTCCTAAGAAGGCTTTGGTTGTCATTTCTTAGGTGGCATGAAGCCCTGTGGAGACCAGGGGCCTGCTGGAGACCCTTTAGTCTCTTGGAGTGCAGAAGATTGTCAGTCATTTGCTCTCCAAAGCTTTGGTGTAGACGCTAATGTTCCACAACATTGAAGGGAAGGGACAAGGGAGGGTGTGGATAAGGTTGTCTTCGGACAGCTAGAGCCTGGGAGTGGGGTCTTTAGGGTGTGGAAGAGTAGAAGCCCACACGTGGAAATACCTCCCGTGGGATCCTGGCAGCTGCCTCTCTGGGAAGCTGCTTTACTGGGAAGGTGTGACTACCCCCATTTTATAGGTGCTGGGTGATTCAGGGTCTCTGGCATGCACGCTCCTGTTTCTCTTTATTACTGGTTTCTTCTGTCATATGGACCTTAACTGCAGGGCCTCAGAGTGATGGGCTCCTGCTGTAGCAGTCTATGTGGTTTTCTGCATGACCTCTTCTGATTTCTCCAAGACACCTGCTGCTGGTCCACataggatgctgctgctgctgtgtgtgtgtgtggggggggtcccCCTCAGGATAGCTAGGTAGGCCTTTGATGCCGTGGGAAAGTgcctggagggaggcagaggcagaaaccaCAGCGCTGTCAGCTTTGTGCAGGTAGGACCACGGGGTTCAGAGATGCAAGCCAAAGGCTCATCAACACAGCGGGACAGTGTGTGGCCTGGCCCTGCCTCTTCTCCATTTCAGCCCATCTCCAGCAAGCCTGATGCCACAAGTCCTCCTCAGGACTTGTGCattttctggttttctgtgggacactctgcctccctgtctttttttgagatagggtcctcTTCTGTCAGGTCTCCTTGAAATGGCTCTATGGTCACCCAAAGTAGCTTGCATTGATCCTGGCCACTTGGTAGTCCCTGTAGCGAACATTACTACCAATGGCTGTATTCTCATTCTCTCACTTGCCTGTTCGTTGGCTCTTGCtccttgtttgtctttctcttggGTGTACCCTAGCACCCAGAGCAGtgcctgacacacagtaggtgcttagtatttattttcttagtttacTGGTCACTGGCACATGGCCTGGAATTCAGGTTGTCATAATCTTGTTACAAAGAGGGAGAAGCAAGCACCTGGTGGGAGAGCAAACGGTAGCAGCAGCTTGGCTGCTGTCACTACATGAACGAGGGCCATGTATTTTCACCTGGTAGATGAAAGGACTGGGCTAGACCCATAAGAGCTTCTGAGGGCTAATCAGAGGCCTGTACAGCTGGGCTTTGCTCCCATCTAACCCTGAACACTCACCTCTGACACCATCCACCCTATGAGGAGGCAACTTATTCGGgtgttcatgcctgtaatccccgCACCTCAGGTTGACACAGGAGAATTTGAAATTTAAGGCAGTCTTCAGTGAGAGAGAATTGCAGGCTCGTAAGCTATGTGCCTGTTCCCACTAGAGTCTAGACGGGCCTTGAACTCCACACAGTCTGGAGCCAGCCTGATACTAAGTCCTTGATGCTTGAGTTGGCCAGCTTtggccctgcctcagcctccccagtgccgGGATTCTGACTCTAAACCATCTTAGATCAGCCTGACATTCTTTTCACTAAATCATCAGAACCAATGTGTTCCTACACCAGAGCACACCTCAGATCACACGATACACCTAATCGGAAATACTTGAACTGATAGATGGAGGGCCCAATTCACATACCCGTGTTTCAAGTATATTGATAAGTTCCCCCCAATAATGGGGTTTCGATCAGTGCCTCACATATTAAAGGCAAACACTCTGCTGGAACCATGTACCTAGCCCTGTGCTAGGCTGCAGGTAGGGTTCTGGGcggggctccaccactgagccacgcccccagcccctcactgggggattctaggcaggggctctcccactgagccacgcccccagcccctcactggggaattctaggcagggactctaccactgagccacgcccccagcccctcactgggggattctaggcaggggctctcccactgagccacacccccagcccctcactgggggattctaggcaggggctctcccactgagccacacccccagcccctcactgggggattctaggcaggggctccaccactgagctacatcatatttcaagacaaggtctcactaagttgcttgggctgtccttgaactcactttatTCCAGTCAAGCCTTGAATTTGGGATCCTAccccctcagcctcccaagtaactgggatcacaggcctgccTCACCTCCTGGCTTAGTAGTTTTCCCCGAACCTGTGATGTTCCAGTGGGTCAAGTACAAATAGAATctgagatggattttttttcctcctcagtgGCTTTAGCCACATATTTGGATCATCGTTCAACAATACAGTCTATTGTGAAAAATCATAGCGGCATGAAAGTGAGACACTGCAACcacatttgggaagctgagaaaTCTCCTTTGTTTCACCCCAGGACCACAGCTCTATGGAATAGTGTTTCAAACAGTAGGTGACCTCGCCTCATTTAACAAAGTCTAGACACTCCTCCACAGCCATGTCCAGGGCAAATGAAAATTCTGTCAGTTAATACTAACTATCCCAGCAGGCATGAGAACATGCTCTgttacatgtgcacatgcgtggCTAAGCATGCACACACTGGCACGTgaatgtgctcacacacatacccagCTCCCAGGTACTGCAGCCCCTCCTGAGAAGCTTGAAACTCAAATGCTATTCCTCTACTGCCTGGGCCCTACTTCCCTTGGTCTGGCTACAGTAACAGGCAAACTCGGTCTCCTGTGGCTTCCTATTAAGTGTCCTGACCTCTCTAAACACTCTGTCTTCTCTGGTATTTTGACATAGCTTAGGCTTGCCTTCACCTCGGCATGTAGCTGGTGatggccttgaaatcctgatcctcctgcctgcatCTCTTCAGTGCCAGGGTCACAGGCACATGGCATGCTGCCCGGCTCTCACCGTGGCTTGCTTTGGTGCTGCCTGGCATCCCCGTCCTGTGCTTTGCTGCTCTCCCTTCTTGAGGCAGGAGGCCCATGTTAGATGCATCGGAAGAAGCATATTGTAGCCATTGTGTGTGTCCTGGTCAGCTCCATAAACTGTATAGGGCACTTTTGTGTTTTGTGATTCCTTGCCCATTTTTGTTCTGTTACTTGAGATAGAGGATCCAGGCTGTCTCAAACACTTGGCGCCAGGTTCTCCTCCGGTCCCAGCCTCTCCTTGTCCTGGATTACAGGTAGAGGTGGCTGCCTTTTAAACTATGATCCCCGACCCCCACCCCTGAGATAGGGCCTTACTCTATAGCTCTGGGCATCtaaagagctgggattacaggtgtaaatGACTACATATGTTGCCTATACGATCTTTTGTTAG
Encoded here:
- the Irgq gene encoding immunity-related GTPase family Q protein, which gives rise to MPLPQGDVTALFLGPPGSGKSALIAALCGKNVDTVEIPDGRQDSGVPSLRAAAPGLFLGELSCPPAAPGPWAAEANLLVLVLPGPEGSEEPLSPALGEAARAALARGTPLLAVRNLRPGDSQNAAQARDETAALLDSAGLGAAPLFVLPADCSSSDRCEELERLQVVLRTQAEALQRLLPPAQDGFEVLGAAELEAVREAFETGGLEAALSWVRAGLERLGSARLDLAVAGTTNVGLVLDMLLGLDPGDPGAAPASAPTGPTPYPAPERPNVVLWTVPLGPTATSPAVTPHPTHYDALILVTPGAPTEENWAQVRSLVSPDAPLVGVRTDGQGEDPPEVLEEEKAQNASDGNSRDARSEGKKAGIGDSGCTAARSPEDELWEVLEEAPPPVFPMRPGGLPGLGTWLQHALPTAQAGALLLALPPASPQAARRKAAALRAGAWRPALLASLAAAAAPVPGLGWACDVALLRGQLAEWRRALGLEPAAIARRERALGLAPGVLATRTRFPGPVTRAEVEARLGSWAGEGTAGGAALGALSFLWPAGGAAATGGLGYRAAHGVLLQALDEMLADAEAVLGPPESNQ